The Malus domestica chromosome 10, GDT2T_hap1 genome contains a region encoding:
- the SOT2 gene encoding polyol transporter 5-like, whose amino-acid sequence MTSILLGYDIGVMSGASLFIKENLKISDVQVEIMNGTLNLYSLIGSALAGRTSDWIGRRYTIVLAGTIFFIGALLMGFAPNYAFLMFGRFVAGVGVGYALMIAPVYTAEISPASFRGFLTSFPEVFVNIGILLGYVSNYAFSKLPIHLNWRIMLGVGAFPSVILAVGVLAMPESPRWLVMQGRLGDAKRVLQKTSESIEECQLRLDDIKEAAGIPKESNDDVVQVSKRSHGEGVWKELLLHPTPAVRHILIAALGIHFFEQSSGIDSVVLYSPRIFEKAGITSYDHKLLATVAVGVVKTICILVATVFLDKFGRRPLLLTSVAGMVFSLSCLGASLTIVDQQHGKIMWAIVLCITMVLLNVAFFSIGLGPITWVYSSEIFPLQLRAQGCSMGVAVNRVTSGVISMTFISLYKAITIGGAFFLYAGIAAVGWVFFYMLYPETQGRTLEDMEVLFGKYHKWREANALLQKAKQVDGDDKGQVH is encoded by the exons ATGACTTCAATCTTACTTGGTTATG ATATTGGTGTAATGAGTGGAGCGTCACTCTTCATTAAAGAAAACCTCAAAATCAGTGATGTTCAAGTCGAAATTATGAACGGTACTTTGAACCTCTACTCCCTTATTGGCTCCGCCTTGGCTGGTAGAACCTCCGACTGGATTGGACGCCGGTACACCATAGTACTTGCCGGAACAATCTTCTTTATTGGAGCTCTCCTCATGGGCTTTGCCCCTAACTACGCCTTCCTCATGTTCGGGCGATTTGTTGCCGGAGTTGGAGTTGGCTACGCTCTTATGATAGCTCCCGTCTACACTGCCGAGATCTCTCCGGCCTCGTTTCGTGGCTTCCTCACATCTTTTCCCGAG GTGTTTGTTAATATTGGCATATTACTGGGGTACGTATCCAACTATGCCTTCTCCAAGCTCCCCATTCACTTGAACTGGAGGATCATGCTCGGTGTCGGCGCATTTCCATCTGTTATTCTTGCCGTCGGTGTCTTAGCCATGCCCGAGTCACCTCGTTGGCTCGTCATGCAAGGGCGACTTGGAGACGCCAAGCGAGTTCTACAAAAAACCTCAGAATCCATAGAAGAGTGTCAGCTCAGACTAGATGACATCAAAGAAGCCGCAGGAATCCCCAAAGAGTCCAACGACGACGTTGTTCAGGTATCTAAACGCAGCCACGGTGAAGGCGTGTGGAAAGAATTGCTCCTTCATCCCACACCAGCCGTTCGCCATATTTTAATCGCAGCTCTTGGTATCCACTTCTTTGAACAATCGTCAGGTATAGACTCTGTCGTTTTGTACAGCCCCAGGATCTTCGAAAAGGCAGGAATCACCTCCTACGATCACAAGCTGCTCGCAACGGTGGCTGTTGGAGTTGTCAAGACTATTTGCATCTTAGTCGCCACGGTTTTCCTTGATAAGTTTGGAAGGCGTCCTTTGCTTTTGACTAGCGTGGCTGGAATGGTATTTTCACTTAGCTGTCTCGGTGCAAGCCTTACGATCGTTGATCAACAGCACGGAAAGATCATGTGGGCCATCGTGTTGTGCATCACCATGGTATTACTTAACGTTGCGTTTTTCTCCATCGGGCTGGGGCCGATTACATGGGTCTACAGCTCCGAGATCTTCCCACTGCAGCTGCGCGCGCAAGGGTGTAGTATGGGAGTGGCCGTAAATAGGGTGACGAGTGGGGTCATCTCCATGACTTTTATTTCATTGTATAAGGCCATCACGATTGGGGGAGCCTTCTTTCTTTACGCGGGAATTGCTGCGGTTGGTTGGGTCTTCTTTTATATGTTGTACCCAGAGACACAGGGCCGAACCCTTGAAGATATGGAGGTATTGTTTGGTAAATACCATAAGTGGAGAGAAGCAAATGCCTTGCTTCAGAAAGCTAAGCAAGTTGATGGCGACGACAAGGGTCAAGTCCACTAG